A genome region from Rubinisphaera margarita includes the following:
- a CDS encoding FeoA family protein, which produces MNCGPEVVPIEILQTGETGVIVDVSGDDKTVSRLAEMGIRCGCEFTIKRKDCPTLITVNGHDILLRCGQAAMILVSAGAASQLV; this is translated from the coding sequence AAGTCGTCCCCATTGAAATTCTCCAGACCGGCGAAACGGGCGTCATTGTCGACGTATCCGGCGACGACAAAACCGTGAGTCGTCTGGCCGAAATGGGAATCCGCTGCGGTTGCGAATTCACCATCAAGCGGAAGGATTGTCCGACACTGATCACGGTCAATGGTCACGATATCCTGCTCCGCTGCGGCCAGGCCGCGATGATTCTCGTTTCCGCCGGAGCAGCTTCGCAACTCGTCTGA